From a single Lactococcus allomyrinae genomic region:
- a CDS encoding TIGR01906 family membrane protein — MRDKFIFGLSVLWIIALSVTLTIILSIPLFALEMSWYHLADLAQMSAMRLWHNFLVLMNYLLNPFIGQLHMPDFPSSASGLEHFAEVKMLFMLTLSLTIVLIPAFVIFVKENLSLFFHNGLRIVMGLPIVAGLFALLIGFDQFFVIFHEVLFRDNSWLFDPSTDPIINVLPEQFFMHTFLIFILVYELLFFIIYRRGFNFRKK; from the coding sequence ATGCGAGATAAATTTATTTTTGGGCTAAGTGTGTTATGGATTATTGCCCTGTCAGTTACATTAACGATTATCCTCTCCATTCCGTTATTTGCCTTAGAAATGTCATGGTATCACCTTGCTGATTTGGCACAAATGTCAGCTATGCGCTTGTGGCATAATTTTCTTGTGCTGATGAATTACCTTCTCAATCCATTTATTGGTCAGCTCCATATGCCCGATTTTCCTTCATCAGCGAGTGGTCTTGAGCATTTTGCGGAAGTCAAAATGTTGTTTATGCTGACGCTAAGTTTGACAATTGTTCTGATTCCAGCTTTTGTCATTTTTGTGAAAGAAAATCTCTCACTCTTTTTCCATAATGGTTTGAGAATTGTCATGGGCTTACCTATTGTTGCTGGATTATTTGCCCTGCTCATCGGCTTTGACCAGTTTTTTGTCATTTTTCACGAAGTCCTATTTCGTGATAACAGTTGGTTATTTGATCCTTCAACTGACCCGATTATCAATGTTTTACCAGAACAATTTTTTATGCACACTTTTTTGATTTTCATTCTCGTTTATGAACTCCTATTCTTTATCATCTATCGACGAGGATTTAATTTCAGAAAAAAATAG
- a CDS encoding acyl-ACP thioesterase domain-containing protein, translating into MGLKYQQNYRVPFYESDAFKKMRMSSILAVALQISGEQSTLLGRSDVWVSERFNLFWAVIEYEVKITRLPEFNEQIMIETEATSYNKFFCYRNFYFKDEAGNQLVEIHSTWVLMSKSSRKIERVLDEIVAPYDSEKISKILRPHKFNKLEHFEQCEQAVYPVRFSALDMNGHVNNAKYYDWAADMIDFDFRKSHQPTKLFIKYNHEVLYGEKIQALMSWDGLVSHHNFNDGSTQIEIHWSEVTDKNSVSK; encoded by the coding sequence ATGGGTTTAAAATATCAACAAAATTACCGCGTGCCTTTCTATGAAAGTGATGCTTTTAAGAAAATGAGAATGTCAAGTATTCTTGCTGTAGCTTTACAAATTTCTGGTGAGCAATCAACGCTGCTTGGACGTTCGGACGTTTGGGTGAGTGAACGATTTAATCTTTTTTGGGCTGTGATTGAATATGAAGTCAAGATTACACGGTTACCAGAGTTCAATGAGCAAATCATGATTGAAACAGAAGCCACAAGTTACAATAAGTTTTTTTGCTATCGAAATTTTTATTTTAAAGATGAAGCAGGTAATCAACTGGTTGAGATTCATTCGACATGGGTTTTGATGAGTAAAAGTTCACGCAAAATTGAACGGGTGTTAGACGAAATCGTTGCTCCGTATGACTCGGAGAAGATTTCTAAAATTTTACGTCCTCATAAGTTTAACAAGCTAGAGCATTTTGAGCAATGCGAACAGGCAGTCTATCCTGTACGATTTTCCGCCCTTGATATGAATGGTCATGTCAATAATGCTAAATATTATGATTGGGCGGCTGATATGATTGACTTTGATTTCCGCAAATCACATCAGCCAACAAAATTATTTATTAAATATAATCATGAGGTACTCTATGGTGAGAAAATCCAAGCACTGATGAGTTGGGATGGATTAGTAAGTCACCATAATTTTAATGACGGAAGCACTCAAATTGAGATTCATTGGTCAGAAGTTACTGACAAAAATTCTGTCAGTAAATAA
- a CDS encoding deoxycytidylate deaminase has protein sequence MTEKFTRPSKDEYFKEIVQVVAKRSTCTHAQVGALLVSPSGQLLSTGYNGAVSGMPHCTDVGCTEDKYGHCVATVHAEQNAIAQAAKHGVSPEGAILYTTLFPCLACLKLVVAAGVKEIKYIEEYHAKDPYEEFLLDTLSIECQQI, from the coding sequence ATGACTGAAAAATTTACTAGACCAAGTAAAGATGAGTATTTTAAGGAAATTGTGCAAGTTGTTGCTAAACGCTCGACCTGTACTCATGCGCAAGTCGGGGCGCTTTTGGTGAGCCCGAGCGGACAATTGCTTTCAACAGGCTACAATGGTGCGGTGTCTGGGATGCCACATTGCACAGATGTTGGTTGCACAGAAGATAAATATGGACATTGTGTTGCAACAGTTCATGCGGAGCAAAATGCAATTGCACAAGCAGCAAAGCATGGTGTTTCACCTGAAGGAGCAATTTTATATACTACACTTTTCCCCTGTTTGGCCTGTTTAAAACTCGTGGTTGCGGCTGGTGTAAAGGAAATCAAGTATATTGAAGAATATCATGCCAAAGACCCTTACGAAGAATTTTTGCTTGACACTTTGTCAATTGAATGTCAACAAATTTGA
- the guaC gene encoding GMP reductase, producing MNSLNSVFDYEDIQLIPNKCVINSRSEADTSVTLGKFTFKLPVVPANMQTIIDDKIAEMLAKEGYFYIMHRFEAENRLAFIKKMHGQGLIASISVGVKAEEHAFIREMSAQAVIPEYITIDIAHGHAESVIKTIRLIKRLMPQSFVIAGNVGTPEAVRELENAGADATKVGIGPGKVCITKVKTGFGTGGWQLAAVRWCAKAASKPIIADGGIRTNGDIAKSVRMGATMVMIGSLFAAHEESPGKTVEKDGQLFKEYFGSASEYQKGEHKNVEGKKILLPHKGSLKDTLKEMQEDLQSSISYAGGRDLSALTKVDYVVVKNSIWNGDTI from the coding sequence ATGAATAGTTTAAACTCAGTATTTGATTACGAGGATATTCAGCTTATTCCGAACAAATGTGTCATCAACAGTCGTTCAGAAGCTGATACATCTGTAACTCTTGGGAAATTTACTTTCAAACTCCCTGTAGTGCCTGCAAATATGCAAACAATTATTGATGATAAAATAGCGGAAATGTTAGCAAAAGAAGGCTACTTTTACATCATGCACCGTTTTGAAGCAGAAAATCGTTTAGCATTCATCAAAAAAATGCATGGACAAGGACTCATTGCCTCAATTTCAGTTGGCGTGAAAGCAGAAGAACACGCCTTTATTCGTGAAATGTCAGCACAAGCAGTGATTCCAGAATACATCACGATTGATATTGCGCATGGTCATGCCGAGAGTGTCATCAAAACAATTCGACTCATTAAACGCCTAATGCCACAATCTTTTGTCATTGCTGGAAATGTTGGTACACCAGAGGCTGTGCGTGAACTCGAAAATGCAGGAGCAGATGCGACCAAAGTTGGAATTGGCCCAGGTAAAGTTTGTATCACAAAAGTCAAAACTGGTTTTGGTACAGGGGGCTGGCAGCTTGCTGCGGTAAGATGGTGTGCAAAAGCTGCAAGCAAGCCAATCATTGCGGACGGTGGCATTCGTACAAATGGAGATATTGCAAAATCAGTTCGCATGGGGGCAACGATGGTAATGATTGGTTCTCTCTTTGCTGCTCATGAAGAGTCTCCGGGAAAAACAGTAGAAAAAGATGGTCAACTTTTCAAAGAATACTTTGGTTCAGCTTCTGAATATCAAAAAGGTGAGCACAAAAATGTCGAAGGAAAGAAAATTCTATTGCCACATAAAGGTTCACTAAAAGACACCTTGAAAGAAATGCAAGAAGATTTGCAAAGCTCGATTTCCTACGCTGGCGGACGAGATTTGAGTGCCTTGACAAAAGTGGATTATGTTGTAGTCAAAAATTCGATTTGGAATGGTGATACGATTTAA
- a CDS encoding ABC transporter ATP-binding protein, with the protein MTEAIIEFKGVGLSYGDKKVVQGLDFKIENGEIFVLVGPSGGGKTSTLKMINALVVPTDGDIYFSGKRIKDYDLQNLRLRIGYVLQQIALFPNMTVQQNIELIPELRGWDKAKRHERTDYLLNKVGLEADKYRGRYPHELSGGEQQRIGILRAIAAEPDLILMDEPFSALDPISRTALQDLILDIHDELGTTIVFVTHDMNEALKVGTRIAVVTDGTIAQLDTPEAIKNNPATEFVKSFFSAANFSQKYTLRDVLSKISLVNTKQPTELALSVLTDLSVAYEHLVSTDSIAIFDENEQFLGNLTRENVFEFLSVAQ; encoded by the coding sequence ATGACAGAAGCAATTATTGAGTTTAAAGGCGTTGGGCTTTCTTATGGCGACAAAAAAGTCGTGCAGGGGCTTGATTTTAAGATTGAGAATGGTGAAATTTTTGTCCTCGTAGGACCGTCAGGTGGTGGTAAGACCAGCACGCTAAAAATGATTAACGCACTGGTTGTACCAACCGATGGAGATATTTATTTTTCGGGTAAGCGGATTAAAGATTATGATTTACAAAATTTGCGTCTGAGGATTGGTTATGTTTTGCAACAAATCGCATTATTTCCTAATATGACGGTGCAGCAAAACATTGAGCTGATTCCAGAGTTACGCGGTTGGGATAAGGCAAAACGCCATGAGCGGACAGATTATTTGCTGAACAAAGTCGGGTTGGAGGCGGATAAATATAGAGGGCGTTATCCGCATGAGCTTTCTGGTGGTGAGCAGCAGCGGATTGGCATTTTGCGTGCGATTGCAGCGGAGCCTGATTTGATTCTGATGGACGAGCCGTTCTCAGCGCTTGATCCGATTTCGAGGACGGCATTGCAGGATTTGATTCTTGACATTCATGATGAGCTTGGAACAACGATTGTCTTTGTGACGCACGACATGAACGAGGCGTTAAAAGTTGGCACACGGATTGCTGTGGTCACGGACGGTACGATTGCCCAGCTCGATACACCCGAAGCCATCAAGAACAATCCAGCGACTGAGTTTGTCAAATCATTCTTTAGCGCAGCGAACTTTTCTCAAAAGTACACTTTGCGTGATGTGTTAAGTAAAATCAGTCTTGTCAATACTAAGCAACCTACAGAGCTTGCTCTGTCAGTGCTGACAGATTTATCAGTGGCTTATGAACATCTTGTCAGTACTGACAGCATTGCAATTTTTGATGAAAATGAGCAATTTCTTGGAAATTTGACGCGTGAGAATGTTTTTGAGTTTCTGTCAGTAGCACAATAG
- a CDS encoding TIGR01457 family HAD-type hydrolase yields MTNKKYKGYLIDLDGTIYLGNERIPAGENFIHRLQAAGIPYLLLTNNTTKTPRVVQKRLHDKFNIDTALSSIYTASLATVDYMNDLGLEKTVYIIGEDGLKEAIYEAGYKKERENPAYVVVALDTDLTYEMLVLATLAIHNGATFIGTNPDLNLPSERGLTPGAGALIKMIEAATRVKATIIGKPEAIITEKAVSKLGFEKSDILMVGDNYLTDIRTGINNGIDSLLVTTGFTKPEEVPELPIAPTYVVSNLDEWDV; encoded by the coding sequence ATGACAAATAAAAAGTATAAAGGTTATTTGATTGACCTTGATGGCACAATTTATCTTGGTAATGAACGGATTCCTGCTGGTGAAAATTTTATTCATCGTTTGCAAGCGGCGGGAATTCCCTATCTTCTGTTGACAAATAACACGACAAAAACACCTCGAGTTGTTCAAAAACGACTGCATGACAAGTTTAACATTGATACAGCTCTTTCAAGTATTTATACAGCAAGTCTTGCAACAGTTGATTATATGAATGATTTGGGATTAGAAAAAACGGTTTATATCATTGGTGAAGATGGTTTAAAAGAAGCAATCTATGAGGCGGGATACAAAAAAGAACGTGAAAATCCTGCCTATGTCGTTGTTGCGCTTGATACAGATCTGACCTATGAGATGTTGGTTTTAGCGACGCTTGCCATTCATAATGGAGCAACATTTATCGGGACAAATCCTGACTTGAATTTGCCAAGTGAGCGAGGTTTGACTCCTGGAGCAGGAGCTTTGATCAAGATGATTGAGGCTGCCACACGTGTCAAAGCAACGATTATCGGAAAACCAGAAGCAATCATTACCGAAAAAGCAGTCAGCAAATTAGGGTTTGAAAAATCAGATATTCTGATGGTTGGTGATAACTATTTGACAGACATTCGTACAGGGATTAACAACGGTATTGATAGTTTGCTTGTTACGACAGGTTTTACTAAACCAGAAGAAGTGCCAGAACTTCCAATTGCGCCAACTTATGTTGTTTCAAATCTTGATGAATGGGACGTTTGA
- a CDS encoding MetQ/NlpA family ABC transporter substrate-binding protein — translation MNPRRRNLFFALLLLIVISLIGGLSWKNHNKKVSASSHQKVVIIGRIAGTKKDDAIWEVVTKQAKEKYGISLKYKFFTDYSQPNVALSNGSIDLDAFQIYAFLDNWNKAHHSKLVSIGDLWITPLHLFSEKVKSVSDLQDGATIAVPNDTSNESHALHLLEVAGLIKLNVSDSALATIQNISDNPRHLKIKELDAAQTAHALGSIDAAVITRNFADTAKIPLSEAIFSEPLKNYSKQWVSLVAANKKYEHNKTYEDVIKALHSPEVATAVKKNYSNGELLPAWKFKTAN, via the coding sequence GTGAATCCAAGAAGAAGAAATTTATTTTTTGCTCTTTTACTTCTAATTGTGATTAGTTTGATTGGGGGATTAAGTTGGAAAAATCATAATAAAAAAGTGTCGGCAAGTTCGCATCAAAAAGTGGTGATTATTGGGAGAATCGCAGGAACGAAAAAAGACGATGCCATATGGGAAGTAGTTACAAAGCAGGCAAAAGAAAAATATGGAATCAGTTTGAAATATAAATTTTTTACTGATTATTCTCAGCCAAATGTGGCTTTATCGAATGGAAGCATTGATTTAGATGCTTTTCAGATTTATGCTTTTTTGGATAACTGGAATAAGGCACATCATTCTAAATTGGTCTCAATAGGAGATTTATGGATTACACCTTTGCATTTGTTCTCTGAGAAAGTTAAATCAGTCTCTGATTTACAAGATGGAGCAACAATTGCTGTACCTAATGATACTTCAAATGAAAGCCATGCCCTTCATCTTTTGGAAGTTGCTGGATTGATTAAGTTGAATGTATCGGATTCTGCGCTAGCGACCATTCAAAATATTTCTGATAATCCAAGACATCTGAAAATAAAGGAGTTAGATGCGGCGCAGACAGCACATGCTCTTGGCTCTATAGATGCTGCAGTAATCACGAGAAACTTTGCGGATACTGCAAAAATTCCACTATCAGAAGCTATTTTTTCTGAACCACTAAAAAATTATTCTAAGCAGTGGGTGAGCTTGGTTGCTGCAAATAAAAAATATGAACATAATAAAACTTATGAAGATGTGATTAAAGCACTTCATTCTCCTGAAGTAGCTACTGCGGTAAAAAAGAATTATTCAAATGGAGAATTGTTGCCAGCTTGGAAATTCAAGACAGCAAACTAA
- a CDS encoding HAL/PAL/TAL family ammonia-lyase: MAHKIILTGFDLQIVDVLRIAREDYVIELDSKSMQNVRKARQIVLKKANGTERIYGLNTGVGQNKDQLIALDSFENFNRNLIYSHLVAIGELVPEVQARAVVLIKLHSFLRGNAGVGEEIIFLLKELLNRHITPVMKATSSIGEADLGTLAFLGLVLMGEGEVYYQGRILKTAEVFEKEDLKAVVLGVKDGLSIVSSNAYSQALSIFAIDEMRRLLSNMELIYSLTLEAVDGNITPFLYYRKTAPEGSGYRLAAEKILTNLTDSYLLENHQRKSMQDPLSFRNFPSVVASLYDALAYLSTIVSTNLTVSDENPYVDLEREEILSTSNYDTTSVALALEMVNTALSQLARMSVFRIIKLGDSSFTDLPRFLAANEQMLGFQTLQKTAVRLEVQINDLTNTTINNFYPISSGIEDYATNLLLILSKNAQILSYFNYILAIEGLSAAQAIDLRHVKRLGAASQQLYSKFRTLVPFLDRDYNLSELVEKIASELIGNTLGIAASFGAAQL; encoded by the coding sequence ATGGCACATAAAATTATTTTGACAGGATTTGACCTTCAAATCGTCGATGTGTTAAGAATTGCCCGCGAAGATTATGTGATTGAACTTGATTCAAAGTCTATGCAAAATGTTCGAAAAGCACGGCAAATTGTGCTTAAAAAAGCAAATGGAACAGAAAGAATTTATGGCTTAAACACGGGTGTCGGGCAAAATAAAGATCAACTCATCGCTTTAGATTCTTTTGAAAATTTCAATCGGAATTTGATTTATTCTCACTTAGTGGCGATTGGCGAGTTGGTTCCAGAAGTTCAAGCGCGTGCTGTTGTCTTGATAAAGCTCCATTCGTTTTTACGTGGCAATGCTGGTGTCGGCGAGGAAATCATCTTTCTTTTAAAGGAATTGCTTAATCGTCATATCACTCCTGTGATGAAGGCAACATCGTCAATCGGAGAAGCAGATTTAGGAACGCTGGCTTTTCTTGGTCTTGTTTTGATGGGAGAAGGCGAGGTTTATTATCAAGGGAGGATTTTGAAAACAGCAGAAGTCTTTGAGAAAGAGGACCTAAAAGCGGTGGTATTGGGTGTAAAAGATGGCTTATCTATTGTATCTTCTAACGCTTATTCGCAAGCTTTATCTATTTTTGCGATTGATGAGATGAGGCGGCTTTTATCAAATATGGAATTGATTTATTCGCTGACTTTGGAAGCTGTTGATGGAAATATTACGCCATTTTTGTATTATCGTAAGACGGCTCCTGAGGGAAGTGGTTATCGGCTTGCTGCTGAGAAAATTTTGACAAACTTGACAGATTCTTATTTGCTTGAAAATCATCAGCGTAAGTCAATGCAAGACCCACTTTCTTTTAGAAATTTTCCTAGTGTTGTGGCAAGTCTTTATGATGCTTTGGCTTATTTGTCAACGATTGTTTCGACAAATTTGACGGTTTCTGATGAAAATCCTTATGTTGATTTGGAACGTGAGGAAATATTATCAACGAGCAATTATGATACGACATCAGTCGCACTAGCTCTCGAAATGGTAAACACTGCACTGTCACAGCTTGCACGAATGAGTGTTTTCAGAATCATCAAGTTGGGGGATTCAAGTTTTACTGATTTGCCACGATTTTTGGCAGCAAATGAACAAATGCTGGGATTTCAAACCTTGCAAAAAACAGCTGTGCGATTAGAAGTACAAATCAATGATTTAACCAATACAACGATTAATAATTTTTATCCGATTTCTTCTGGGATTGAGGATTATGCAACAAATTTACTTCTGATTTTGTCAAAAAATGCACAAATTCTTTCTTATTTTAATTATATTTTAGCGATTGAGGGGCTGTCAGCAGCGCAAGCGATTGATTTACGTCATGTCAAACGACTTGGTGCCGCAAGTCAACAGCTTTATAGTAAATTTAGAACACTTGTTCCATTTCTTGATCGAGATTATAATCTATCAGAATTGGTTGAGAAAATTGCTTCTGAGTTGATTGGAAATACTTTGGGTATTGCTGCTTCATTTGGCGCAGCGCAATTATAG
- a CDS encoding DUF917 domain-containing protein — protein MVRKLTKKDVLAAVKGGAVFASGGGAFYEHGLKMGYAALALGDVNLISIDELPDDATLLTQTAIGAPAGTTDWQMQGKDYIKAVQLVQEQISEKIVGLWTPQNGKSSSTNGWITAAALGLYIVDVTGDIRAHPTGEMGDIGVNSRADYITTQAAVGGKHETGKYVEVVVKGASKTTSKILRAASDQAGGFIATARHPLPVKYVKENAVIGGLSKAINLGYRILAAEGTGAKTVINNIAHATQGEVITTGCVVSKEMSYTTEAFDIGKIQIVSDNGHRYTVYAQNEFMAIENENGERISTYPDVQTIFRAEDAFPLSTNEIEKGQEVVLFKIDKSHFQLSTGVKDAGVYPDVEKALGIELYKYSFPNDENTGGEE, from the coding sequence ATGGTTAGAAAATTAACGAAAAAAGATGTATTGGCAGCGGTAAAAGGTGGCGCAGTTTTTGCTTCTGGTGGTGGGGCGTTTTATGAGCATGGACTTAAGATGGGATATGCTGCTTTGGCTTTAGGAGATGTTAATCTCATTTCGATTGATGAGTTGCCTGATGATGCCACTTTATTGACTCAAACGGCGATTGGTGCACCTGCTGGAACTACGGATTGGCAAATGCAAGGGAAGGACTATATCAAAGCAGTCCAGTTAGTTCAGGAACAAATATCTGAAAAAATTGTCGGTTTGTGGACACCACAAAATGGGAAGTCCTCATCAACAAATGGATGGATAACAGCTGCTGCTTTGGGTTTATATATTGTTGATGTGACGGGAGATATTCGAGCTCATCCTACTGGAGAAATGGGAGATATTGGGGTAAACTCTAGAGCAGACTATATCACAACTCAGGCGGCAGTTGGAGGTAAGCATGAAACAGGAAAGTATGTTGAAGTGGTAGTCAAAGGAGCTTCAAAAACGACATCAAAGATATTGCGCGCAGCTTCTGACCAAGCTGGTGGCTTTATTGCGACAGCGAGACATCCTTTGCCTGTGAAATATGTTAAAGAAAATGCAGTGATTGGTGGCTTATCGAAGGCAATTAATCTAGGATATCGTATTCTTGCGGCTGAAGGAACAGGTGCAAAAACTGTTATTAACAATATTGCTCACGCAACGCAAGGAGAGGTGATTACTACGGGGTGCGTTGTATCAAAAGAAATGTCATATACTACTGAAGCCTTTGATATTGGGAAAATTCAAATTGTCAGTGATAATGGGCATCGGTACACAGTTTATGCGCAGAATGAGTTCATGGCGATTGAAAATGAAAACGGAGAAAGAATTTCTACTTATCCTGACGTTCAAACGATTTTTCGTGCGGAAGATGCTTTCCCATTATCCACTAATGAAATTGAAAAAGGACAAGAAGTAGTGTTATTCAAGATTGATAAATCTCATTTTCAACTTTCAACTGGTGTAAAAGACGCTGGAGTATATCCAGATGTAGAAAAAGCATTAGGGATTGAGCTTTACAAATATTCATTTCCAAATGATGAAAATACTGGGGGAGAAGAATAG
- a CDS encoding ABC transporter permease/substrate-binding protein, with translation MNQFLQTVSQQKGEILQAIFEHLSMSLLALLIAVLIAIPLAILVAHRRRAAGILLQVTGVFQTIPSLAILGLLIPFVGIGVVPTIIALIVYALLPIFQNTYVGLAEIDPALLEAADAFGMRRYQRLIRVELPLALPVIISGIRTALVFIIGTATLGGLIGAGGLGTFIMSGLTNYNYNLVLIGALGSALLAIVFSSLLGYLSKRRPRVAIGILVLLALVIGGVNLAQSDLFDSSAKSKETIVISGKLGTEPNILDNIYAGLIKEYDPNVKVTLKENLGNTTFLFSALKDGKVDIYPEFTGTVLESLVKTPKSIADKNLSANETYENGKKLLSEQFDMTYSKPSEFQDTYAIAVKTSFAKKYHLKTIADLAKVEDTAKVAFDAEFMARSDGFAGLKSTYGLDFSKVSTVDNSLAYPAINSGKADIIDVYSTDSGIKRYGLTVLTDSKHLFPKYQAAPLMKTSFADKNPEIVNILNKLNGKLTDEQMRTMNYQVDVQHKTAQEVATQFLKSEGLVK, from the coding sequence ATGAATCAATTTTTACAAACAGTATCACAGCAAAAAGGAGAGATCTTACAGGCTATTTTTGAGCATTTGTCAATGTCTTTACTTGCCTTATTGATTGCTGTACTTATTGCTATCCCCTTAGCGATTTTAGTGGCACATAGGCGACGTGCGGCAGGGATTTTGCTTCAGGTGACGGGTGTTTTTCAAACTATTCCTTCACTTGCTATTTTGGGACTTTTGATTCCTTTTGTGGGGATTGGTGTTGTGCCAACTATTATTGCGCTGATTGTTTATGCGCTTCTGCCTATTTTTCAAAATACTTATGTCGGGTTGGCGGAGATTGATCCAGCGCTTCTGGAGGCGGCAGATGCTTTTGGCATGAGGCGTTATCAGCGCTTGATTCGTGTTGAGCTGCCTCTGGCGTTACCTGTGATTATTTCTGGTATTCGTACAGCACTCGTCTTTATCATAGGTACTGCTACACTTGGTGGTTTGATTGGTGCTGGGGGTCTCGGAACTTTTATCATGTCTGGGCTGACCAACTATAATTATAATCTTGTTTTGATTGGGGCGCTTGGCTCTGCGCTTTTGGCGATTGTATTTTCAAGTCTTTTAGGTTATTTGTCGAAGCGTCGTCCACGTGTTGCGATTGGAATTTTAGTCTTGCTTGCTTTGGTAATTGGCGGGGTTAATTTGGCACAGTCAGACCTATTTGATTCTTCTGCAAAGTCAAAAGAAACCATCGTGATTTCTGGAAAATTAGGAACAGAGCCTAATATTTTGGATAATATTTACGCTGGCTTGATTAAGGAATATGACCCTAATGTTAAAGTCACTTTGAAAGAAAATTTGGGAAACACGACTTTCTTATTTAGTGCTTTAAAAGACGGAAAAGTTGATATTTATCCTGAATTTACAGGAACGGTGCTTGAATCTTTGGTCAAAACGCCAAAATCAATTGCTGACAAAAATCTGTCAGCAAATGAAACTTATGAAAATGGTAAAAAGTTGTTGTCAGAGCAGTTTGACATGACTTACAGCAAGCCGTCAGAGTTTCAAGATACTTATGCGATTGCTGTCAAAACATCATTTGCCAAAAAATATCATCTTAAGACGATTGCGGATTTAGCAAAGGTTGAAGATACGGCAAAAGTCGCTTTTGATGCAGAATTTATGGCACGAAGTGATGGATTTGCTGGTCTAAAATCAACCTATGGCTTAGATTTTAGCAAGGTTTCAACGGTGGATAATTCGCTTGCTTATCCTGCGATTAATTCTGGGAAAGCAGACATTATTGATGTCTATTCAACGGATTCTGGAATTAAGCGCTATGGCTTGACCGTGCTGACAGATAGCAAACATCTCTTTCCAAAATATCAGGCAGCACCACTTATGAAAACGAGTTTTGCGGATAAAAACCCAGAGATTGTCAATATTTTAAATAAGTTGAACGGAAAATTGACCGATGAACAAATGAGAACGATGAATTATCAGGTCGATGTTCAGCACAAGACGGCGCAAGAAGTTGCCACGCAATTTCTGAAATCGGAAGGATTGGTGAAATGA